Sequence from the Numida meleagris isolate 19003 breed g44 Domestic line chromosome 2, NumMel1.0, whole genome shotgun sequence genome:
TGTCCTCATTTTAATCAATTATTGACCAACTTTCCTCTAGCAGGCACAGGGAAAGTCAATATCTTCTCTTGGGAGTAAAGTAAGGGCAGCTGTTATTATTAGGAACATTTAAAGTtagaggggggggggggaagacaAAATTTGAAACAGCATAGAGATAGACTTTCggtattgcttttaaaaaatgttactattttcatttatatgcTCTTTcataaaagaagataaatacagTTGTTTTACTGGCAATTTCTAACATTTTTGTAtaagcaaaatacaaaatttcaaattgttgaaaaagaaaactcttaaaATCACAACATCTACAAAAGTCGTTCAAAAGATGTCCAATTTATATACATTTGATAAGAATCAGAAAATTACTGTACACTAAAAATGCAATGACAAAAAAATGGGATAATACAGTGTTGCTTTACATAGATATTCATCATTTAGAACAGTGAACTCATTATTTCAAACAGGACTTTACTAAggttaaaaaatacataacatgAATTTAacattgtcaacggtttacaggtgTTTGGCCcgtgttatggttttgtgattttttgttgtcgttattccacatcattacatcatgtaaggtacgggcagttaaagagttaatcccccggttactgcaaactaccttttttggtgtggccctctgagggggaggggaggcggtgcacgccccaggggtctttgcgttgggagggggtggtgaagccgcgtgggagacgcggggtctgttccttcctgcccggcggaggaagcacgtggtcctcctgcagtttactgtgtaagattttcagcctgtaaactctctaattctactagcctcattttgatatatttagtaaagttggttgttcctcctcagattggtgccgctgttttttttttttttctttttccctttttccctttgtcttcccaggcTGCGGCTCCacggcttctctgccgctttagccaccggaccgcccgggggctggccctTATCaccggcaattttttttttctttccttcctctttttctcgtttttttttttttctttcgggcctcTTCCCCTTatcacggacgcagacccttagataataccgtgacagcCCGGTACCGTGACGAAGGGtacgggggacccacgggcccacgccccaggaaaaaagaaaaggggaaaaggggaaggagatggccctgagagcaaagaacagcggcaacaatctgaggagaaacaaactaatttactaaataagataccgGAATGCAAACagcacaatataatacaatataattacaatttaagctgataaatccaatacagagagagagaatgtcccaaagtcaaggtaggccttactctactaccgacgataagacggctggagagcgagatgctgccaagatgaaagacggcggaaaaagggatgaggtctcgtgatctgtgagcttttatcttttccctctgtccagaaatggtaacagaggagcaaagtaccgtggggaatgtagtagcccttctcttctgagaaccaggtacattcactacatgatgttatgatgtggaataccaataaccgaaaattacaaaaccatgacaaacatACAAATTCATCAAATGGAATTCTGTATAGTCTACCTATTTAcagttaaaaatactgaaaacgAAGGTAAAAGAGATTGAAAGTATCATGTCACACCACTGTCCAAAAGTAACAAAGTTAGTGCAATGGCAGAAGAAACTGATGTGAGCTCTTCTAGGACAACTCAGAAGATTACATTCAGCATATGTGCATGTTCTACCATGCATTTGCAATGACGTATTCTGATATCTGCAAAGGGTCTAGTCATATTGACACAGTTATTGAAGGAGATGATTCCTACAGCCAGCTCTCATGTTCTGCACTAGcaactgcagatattttttcctcaacaatTTGATCTGGATTGGTTGTTTCCCCTAAAATTACTACTAAACTTGACAGAGTGGTGTGAGGATCAAGTAGTTTCAGAAGAGGTATGTCCAcctttctttcttgaaagaCACGGTTCTGAATTGTCATAGCTAACATAGAGTCTACGCCCAGTGATGAAAGTGGCATATTCATGGTTAGTTCATCTGCGTCCAGCCCAGTGAGGTCAGCCATCAGTGAGGTAATATAGTCTTCAGACTTGACTAAAGCAATATCCTGGACTTGAGATTCCTCAGAGGTTTCAAGCTTGCTTCCAAATTCTTCTGTCATTAGTGATCTGAAGCGACTTTTGAGTGAAACAATCCGAATAAAAACATGATTAAGTAAAGTTTGAACATTTAATTTGACAACAGCTTGCTGTGGGTTATTTGAAAGTAAGCTCTTCTTGAGATACTCGTGAATCTCATGCACTTGCAGAATATCGATGCCCTTGGATCCCAGAATGTTCTGAATGTGGTTTTGATTGAGCAGTATGCCAAGGTTCAGAGCACCCCAGTTAATGGATTGGCCTGAAAGACCACAGTTCCTCCTGTAGAGGCAGAAGACATCCAGGAAAGAGTTTGCAGCTGCGTAGTTTGCCTGCGTGGAATTTCCTAGAAAGGAAGTAACAGACGAGTAGCACACAAAGTAGTCAAGCTGTTGGCCTCGTGTAGCCCAATGAAGATTTAGGGTCCCTGCCACTTTGGGGCTCAGCACTTTCTGAAAGTCAGCAAACTTCAGAACTTCAAGACGACCATCGTGTAAAACAACAGCACTCTGAAAGACACCTTTGACTGGACACccttcaaataattttacaatGATCTGGAAAGCTTCCTCAACATCATTGGTCAAAGTAATGTCACACTGCACAAACACTATTTTGCTGCCTTCGTACTTCTGCAGCAAAGCCTTCATCTCTTCTTGCTTCTCCTTACTGGGAATTTTCCTGGAGAGTATTGCAATACACCCTCCTCCATTTGCTGCTATGAATTTCACAGTTTCAAAGCCAAGGCCAGTGAGCCCCCCTGCTACTACATAAACAGCGTTTTGCTTAAATATCTTCTTCTCGGATTCATACAATGGTATATCTGAAACAACGGTGAtgtccttctgctttctcagtACAGCAAGTGGGACAGATTTGCAGGTAAAAGAGGACATCACAGACTGCAGCCCTTCAAAGTTCTCAGTTTGCTGAAAGACAGAACCTGGTAGATGTCTAAACCGCTTCATATCCAATGAACTGATCCACACATGCACAGCCTTGTGGAGTTCCTTTAGAGATGCTTTCTGGAAGATACTGCTAAGGATGAGGATATGAAATCTGATATTTTCATGATCAAGTCCACTGACATTCTGAATACATTCTGATTGTTGATGGCCACATACTATCACCACATCTTTAAGACAGTACATGCGGGCCAAATCCTCCTGAGACAGCCTGGcaactggaggaaaaacaacaagGGCATTGCATACACTTACATACTGCAGCACATCAGGAGTGGGCCTTGCAAGTACTGTTTTCCAGCCCATCTCTTCTGCTGCCACAGAAAGAACACGGCACAAAACTGATGATGGTTCTGTAGAAATAATACCCAAAGTTCTGCCATGTTTCCCCTTGGGTAACCTCTGATTTAAGATCTCCCATGCAAGGATGAAGTAGGACACACAGGGGACAGTTTGAAAGCATGGAAACTTCTTTACATTTAAACAAACTGTTCCTGGGATCTGAATTCTGGATGATGCAGCAGCTGGATAACAGGAAACCACGTGATCTCCCACTTTAACTTTCTTCACATCAGTGCCTATTGCCGTGACTGTGCCACTGAAATCAAGAGCCAAAAGTCTGTGTTTGTCCGCTGCTTGGGAATTCCAGTAGAGCGTATTGCCAAAGTTACAACTAGAAACACTAATGGGATAATAATCTTCAGAGTGGATACATATTTTGTCCACTTGAATTTCAACGCTCTGATTTTCAAGCTTAGTAGCAGCTCTGGTGGATAATTCAGCAGACAAGTCTTTTGCTGTGTATGGATCAGCAGTGTACAAAGCGAATGTCTCTGAATTCTGGACAGACCTTACATGTTGGCTGTAATCTGCATCTACAAAATGTGTGCATTTGATTTCAGATGCATAAATTCTTCCTTGGCTGATCCAGACTTCTGGATAATCCTTACCTCGGTATTTGACAAGAACGTCTGATAACGCTGAGATATCCAGGGAGCTGGAAGAGCTGAGATCAATTATCTGAAATGTGATTTCTGGAACTTCAACAACACAAGTTCTGGTCATGCCATGCAATGCAAACCCACAGTTAACATGGtctacatttctttctgttgttctgtaGGTGATCACTCTGATTGAACAGTGAGAACTTTTCTCTCTTAATGCCACAATAACTCGGCGATAAGCTTCACAACACTTTGAGAGTTGGTCTACCACTTTACTTGGGAACTCCTCATTCACCTTTTGAATTCCCCACAGGAAGAGAACTTCATCATAATCCTCAacctctgctttcatttcattcccCATGTGGACTTCCAAGAGGGATTCCCAGTCTTCGTACATAACATATCCAGAATCAggatgcaaatattttctgagctGGTCAGCTATCCCAAACTTGTCAGCAAACACTAGGACTCTAGGCATTGCTTCTAAATGACCAATGGTCTGTGATGGAGAGATTTCTGACCACTTGTTTTCAAACATGAACTCGTTGTCTCTGGAAGATGCTTGTTTCATAAAAGTGATGACAACACGCTTGAGTTCAGCCAAAACAGACCCGTGTTTGTCCATGAAGCATCCACAGACCTCTAAGCATCTCCCAGTGGATTTGCTTGTTCTCATATATATCATCATTTCTTCCTCCAGAGGTCGCAATACCACCAGGCTTCCTATCCCTGTAGGAAAGCCTGCTCTGGACTGCAGAGTCCTTGAGGTCATCACAGCAGTCATCTGCATAAAACAGTCCAGCAGCACTGGATGGATACAATAGCTGTACATCTCTCTGAGAGTCTCCTTGTTCACCTTGATGCTTGTTATAGCTTCCTTTAGCTCCTGGCAATAATGCACATTCCTGAGCTGCCTGAATATGGAGCCATACTGAAAGCCAACCTGAGACAGTGCTTCATAGACCTCCTCTGTGCTAATCACTGACCTGCATCTGTGATAGACCTCTTGGAAGGAGATGGTGCTTTCTTCCACAACAGCCTCAGGCACCTTTCTAACATGGCCTGAAGCATAAACTGCGTTGGAAGAAGAGAGTATCTCAAAGGCTGTCACTGCTTTTTGTGGACTCAGCTTGATGGTCAAGACTTGGGAACTCTGTGTGAGAACACACGGTGCTGAAAAACTGACGCTTATCTGGCAAGCACTCAGAGGTGCTTTAGGTCTTAAGCAGCTCATCACACAGGCCAGACCAAGCTCCACATAAAAAGCACCCGGGACTAAAGCCACACCATTGTTCCTGTGCTCATATAAGTAGGATGCGGTGTCCTGCGAGAGCAGGCAGCCAAACTCCATGTTGTCACTGTTCGTGACATAAATCAAGGGATGACCGGAGCTGACATCTCTTTGGTTTGCTTGTTGATAGGTATCCAGAGAGGTCACGACTTTTTTACGATCAAACTGATACCGTGGGATGATCACTGGAACGCTTTGATATCCATCATAAAAGTGCTGCCAGTTGGGATTGTAGCCCAGTTCAAACAGACTTCCTACCAAGCTAAAGAGTGCCTGATACTCTGCATCAGACTGCAAAGAAGAGAACACCTTAGTGACTTTTCCTAGAGTCTCTTTTATGTTTCGCTGCAACACTCGGTGAGGACTTATTTCAACAAACACTACATTTTCCCTGTCTCTAGCTGCAGTTTCTATGGCTTGAGTGAAAGCAACCGGCTCACGAGTATGCCGGGCCCAGAATTTGCCGCGAGTGAAGTcatttgcagaagcagctgtcCCGGTCAGTGTTGAAATTACTTCAACATCACCCTTCTGTTCTTCTAAAGGCTCTATGCTCCGTTCCAACTCCCCAAGTATCACATCCATGCTAGAGCTGTGGTAGGCAGCTGggacatttaaaatatgaagaaagatGTTTCTCTGGCTGAAGGCTTGTGCTAAATCTTTCTGGACCGAGTCCACATCATCTGGATTTCCAGACAAGGTGCAGGAAACTGGGCTGTTGAAAGCTGCAATGCACACCCTTCCCGAGTAGGGATGCAGACGTTCAGCAACTTCTTGAACAGGGATGTTCCCAACCACCAGCATTCTGCCGCTGGCAGTCtttgcctgcagcctgctccgGTGATATATCACTTTGACCGCATCTGCCAGGGAAAGGTAGCCAGCAAAATGTGCTGCCGCCACTTCCCCCACGGAATGGCCAACAGCAGCGACCGGCTTAATGCCCCAGTACTTCAGAAGAGAAGCTAACGCAACCTGCAGGGTAAAAAGCATGGGCTGCGAGAGTTCTGGATTCAGCAACTCCTTCGAGCTGCGACCTCTTGCTGGCAGAAGGCTGATGGGAGCGTGTTTCTGAAAGAGCGCTTCTATTTCCTTACACTTGTCTCTGAACACTGGCTCTGAGCTCAGCAGTGCCTCACTGAACTCCTTCAGCGTTACGCCGTTGCCACAGAACACAAacaccagctgcagctccacctTTGACGTGGCAAAGTCAGTGCTTGCTGCCGACAAAACTTCTTGCTGCAAGTGCTGGAGAGAGTTTGCCACAAATGCTTTCCGGTACCTGTAGTTGGCATGGCTTCTTCTGCAGGCAGATGTATAGGCCAGGCTTGGGAGAGTTACGCAGTTTCTCGCgctcagctgctcagctgtATCTGCCATTGTCATCTGAAGGGATTTAGCTGATGCTGCGGACAGCAAAACTAATTCCAGCGGCCTCTTAAAGCCACAAAGAGGCTCTGGCTGCTTAACCTGGCTGACTACAACATGGGCATTGGTTCCTCCAAATCCAAAGCAGTTGATGCCAGCTACTCTTCCGCACTCACTGGAATCTTCCCAGGGCTCAACCGCTGTGGGAATGGCAAGGTTTAATTTCTCCGTATCGATGCTGCTCATCTCCTTTGAGTAATGCAAAGATGGAACAATCTTCCCGTGATGCATCATCAGAAGCACTTTGATCAaacctgctgctccagcagccgATTCTGTGTGGCCAATATTCCCTTTCACCGAACCAATTTTCAGAGCGGGAACATGCGAAGGTCTGTTCTTACAAACAACATTACCAAGGCTCTCAGCTTCCGTGGGGTCTCCAGCAGCAGTTCCTGTCCCGTGGGCTTCAATGTACTGCACAACCGAGGGATCTACGTGACCTTCATAAATGCTGCGCAGTAACTTCTCCTGCTCTATTTGAGACGGCCTTGTGATCGGCGTTATAGACCTACCATTCTGATTGACTGCACTGATGTTTATAACACCCCAGATTTTGCTGTAGTCTTCCTTTGCCTGtttcacagaaagagaaaatcatCTTTAATCATCTCGTGCTTTATCTGTATGGGAGAAAAAGAACCCAAACCAGACAGACGGTATTAGTAACCCTACATTTGTGATATCTTTCCCACGCTAGGAAAGgtatgtaaattttttttttaatattaatagtAAGCTTGAATTAGAAAAGCTTTTTGCTACAGTAATTACGAGAATTGGCAATACACAATTCAAGTACGAATTTCAGGCTTGTTTTAGGCTTCTTCACAAACAGTCTCACCTTTTTCAGTGGTTTGAGGAAAACAACACCACAGCCTTCTCCCCTTCCATAGCCGTCTGCCTTTTTGGAAAAGGGTTTACTCATGCCTTCTGGAGAGATCATTTTTGCTTTACTGAGAGATACAAAGGTGCGGGGATCTATTATGCTGTTTACACCACCGCAAATAGCTGCCTCGCAGTCTCCTGCAGTAAAATGGAAACATATTCAAGTTGAGATTTCCAAGATGATAGACAGAAATTTATTAATTACCCTTAACGTCATTGATTTAAAAGAGTGATACTACAGAGAGACTGTACTAATGATACTAAAAGTTCATTGCGATATTTTAATTGTTAAGATTGGAATCTGTCTTTGTGATAGGCTGTTGAAAAAGTAGCCGATTCAGTTATCTGTATTGGAAAGAGTAAGTAGAGAAAGTAACAGAATTCCTCACAGCAAAAGGGTTACTGCTTCTGCAGGTACCGTGCATGTTTCTGAGGCACTGGAACCCTTTAGGTCCCTACCGGAGAACTTGAGGCTAAAACacctgtatttatttactgcagtaatatcaaaatacagaagttagTTTTAGCTCTCTTCAGAAGTTATATGAAACAAATCccaggaaaatatatatttatttctcagtaatTTCCTACTGCATCACTCCTAATTTCTTTGCCTTCAATCTCCTCAGTCCCATTACCTGATTTAATTGCTCGCACGGCGTAGTgcagagcaaaaagaaatgatgaacaAGCAGTGTCAATTGTCAACGATGGTCCAGTCAGATTAAAAGTGAAGGAGACCCTGTTAGCAGCTATGCTCATTGCTGACCCTGTACCAGCataatgatttatttcactCACTGATTTGCTTCTTACGATTTCAAAGTCTCGATTCATAAGACCTGTAACAATACAAATACATGTCACATTACCCTGAGTGAACAAAAGGGACGTACAGCTCTGAACTTGACACAACATATTTATCTCTAAATAGGAGAGATGGATTTGAGGGGTGtactatttggtggataaggaattggttggaaggtcacagccagagggttgtggtcaatggctctacGTCTGGGTGGAGGATAGTaatgagcagtgtcccccagggtttgtcttgggaccagtactctttgacatctttatcaattacatagatgatgggattgagcATACCCTGAGTAAGTtttctgatgacaccaagctgagcggaGCAGTTGAAGGAAatgatgccatccagagggaccttgataaactcaaaagtTTTGTTGTGAACCTAACGAGGTTCAGtgaagcaaagtgcaaggttttgcaatGGGGtcgaggtaatcccagatatgtatacaaactgggagaagaactcctttaGAGCAGCCCCGCAGGGAAGGACGTAGGGGTCCTGACTGATGAAACACTTACTTAACATGAGCCAATAGTATGCAACtgtagcccagaaggccaacggTATCCTGAGTTCCATCAGAAGACGGGTAGCCAGCAGGGCAAAGGAGGTGATTTTCCccatctactctgccctcgtgatgccccagctggagtactgtgtcaaAGTCTGGTgccctcagtacaggaaagatgtggagcttttggagagggtccagaggaggaccacagagaagatcagagggctggagcacctcttctgtggagagaggctgaaggaactggtcTTGTTCAGCCcgaaaaagagaaggctgcagagagaccccattgcagccttccaatattcaaagaaagcttataaacatgagggaaatcaattttttatGCAGGGAGATAGttataggacaagggggaatggttttaaactaaaacaggggagatttagattagatgtcagagggaagttttttactgagagagaggtgaggtgctggaaaaggTTGTCCAGAAtggttgtggatgtcccatccctgaaggtgtttaaggccaggatggatggggccctaggccagctgatctagtgcttgatctagcagttgaCAACCCTGCCTggggcagaggggttggaacctgatgattcttgaggtcccttccaacacaagcaactctatgattttatgattctatgattctgtgacaatcAGCAGTTGGACAAGTGCACCTTGGTAGCATACCACTATCTACATGAggatttctgctgctttaaaacaatcatagaatcatagaatagcctgggttgaaaaggacctcaaagatcatcaagtctcaaccgccctgccaagtgcagggtcgccaaccactagaccaggctgcccagagccacgtccNNNNNNNNNNNNNNNNNNNNNNNNNNNNNNNNNNNNNNNNNNNNNNNNNNNNNNNNNNNNNNNNNNNNNNNNNNNNNNNNNNNNNNNNNNNNNNNNNNNNNNNNNNNNNNNNNNNNNNNNNNNNNNNNNNNNNNNNNNNNNNNNNNNNNNNNNNNNNNNNNNNNNNNNNNNNNNNNNNNNNNNNNNNNNNNNNNNNNNNNNNNNNNNNNNNNNNNNNNNNNNNNNNNNNNNNNNNNNNNNNNNNNNNNNNNNNNNNNNNNNNNNNNNNNNNNNNNNNNNNNNNNNNNNNNNNNNNNNNNNNNNNNNNNNNNNNNNNNNNNNNNNNNNNNNNNNNNNNNNNNNNNNNNNNNNNNNNNNNNNNNNNNNNNNNNNNNNNNNNNNNNNNNNNNNNNNNNNNNNNNNNNNNNNNNNNNNNNNNNNNNNNNNNNNNNNNNNNNNNNNNNNNNNNNNNNNNNNNNNNNNNNNNNNNNNNNNNNNNNNNNNNNNNNNNNNNNNNNNNNNNNNNNNNNNNNNNNNNNNNNNNNNNNNNNNNNNNNNNNNNNNNNNNNNNNNNNNNNNNNNNNNNNNNNNNNNNNNNNNNNNNNNNNNNNNNNNNNNNNNNNNNNNNNNNNNNNNNNNNNNNNNNNNNNNNNNNNNNNNNNNNNNNNNNNNNNNNNNNNNNNNNNNNNNNNNNNNNNNNNNNNNNNNNNNNNNNNNNNNNNNNNNNNNNNNNNNNNNNNNNNNNNNNNNNNNNNNNNNNNNNNNNNNNNNNNNNNNNNNNNNNNNNNNNNNNNNNNNNNNNNNNNNNNNNNNNNNNNNNNNNNNNNNNNNNNNNNNNNNNNNNNNNNNNNNNNNNNNNNNNNNNNNNNNNNNNNNNNNNNNNNNNNNNNNNNNNNNNNNNNNNNNNNNNNNNNNNNNNNNNNNNNNNNNNNNNNNNNNNNNNNNNNNNNNNNNNNNNNNNNNNNNNNNNNNNNNNNNNNNNNNNNNNNNNNNNNNNNNNNNNNNNNNNNNNNNNNNNNNNNNNNNNNNNNNNNNNNNNNNNNNNNNNNNNNNNNNNNNNNNNNNNNNNNNNNNNNNNNNNNNNNNNNNNNNNNNNNNNNNNNNNNNNNNNNNNNNNNNNNNNNNNNNNNNNNNNNNNNNNNNNNNNNNNNNNNNNNNNNNNNNNNNNNNNNNNNNNNNNNNNNNNNNNNNNNNNNNNNNNNNNNNNNNNNNNNNNNNNNNNNNNNNNNNNNNNNNNNNNNNNNNNNNNNNNNNNNNNNNNNNNNNNNNNNNNNNNNNNNNNNNNNNNNNNNNNNNNNNNNNNNNNNNNNNNNNNNNNNNNNNNNNNNNNNNNNNNNNNNNNNNNNNNNNNNNNNNNNNNNNNNNNNNNNNNNNNNNNNNNNNNNNNNNNNNNNNNNNNNNNN
This genomic interval carries:
- the LOC110395155 gene encoding uncharacterized protein LOC110395155, with amino-acid sequence MKMETGDEIAIVGIACNFPGGEGIDNFWKVLEEGKNCTVEIPPERFNTEEWYDPDSNKPGKICTTRAALLNDHAVGVCAFWVFAYSRAFCMKVCISDLRWATACQRIYTVHLQPVEEGGRVWTPRCMNCVYTPQIHLSYLEINMLCQVQSCTSLLFTQGNVTCICIVTGLMNRDFEIVRSKSVSEINHYAGTGSAMSIAANRVSFTFNLTGPSLTIDTACSSFLFALHYAVRAIKSGDCEAAICGGVNSIIDPRTFVSLSKAKMISPEGMSKPFSKKADGYGRGEGCGVVFLKPLKKAKEDYSKIWGVINISAVNQNGRSITPITRPSQIEQEKLLRSIYEGHVDPSVVQYIEAHGTGTAAGDPTEAESLGNVVCKNRPSHVPALKIGSVKGNIGHTESAAGAAGLIKVLLMMHHGKIVPSLHYSKEMSSIDTEKLNLAIPTAVEPWEDSSECGRVAGINCFGFGGTNAHVVVSQVKQPEPLCGFKRPLELVLLSAASAKSLQMTMADTAEQLSARNCVTLPSLAYTSACRRSHANYRYRKAFVANSLQHLQQEVLSAASTDFATSKVELQLVFVFCGNGVTLKEFSEALLSSEPVFRDKCKEIEALFQKHAPISLLPARGRSSKELLNPELSQPMLFTLQVALASLLKYWGIKPVAAVGHSVGEVAAAHFAGYLSLADAVKVIYHRSRLQAKTASGRMLVVGNIPVQEVAERLHPYSGRVCIAAFNSPVSCTLSGNPDDVDSVQKDLAQAFSQRNIFLHILNVPAAYHSSSMDVILGELERSIEPLEEQKGDVEVISTLTGTAASANDFTRGKFWARHTREPVAFTQAIETAARDRENVVFVEISPHRVLQRNIKETLGKVTKVFSSLQSDAEYQALFSLVGSLFELGYNPNWQHFYDGYQSVPVIIPRYQFDRKKVVTSLDTYQQANQRDVSSGHPLIYVTNSDNMEFGCLLSQDTASYLYEHRNNGVALVPGAFYVELGLACVMSCLRPKAPLSACQISVSFSAPCVLTQSSQVLTIKLSPQKAVTAFEILSSSNAVYASGHVRKVPEAVVEESTISFQEVYHRCRSVISTEEVYEALSQVGFQYGSIFRQLRNVHYCQELKEAITSIKVNKETLREMYSYCIHPVLLDCFMQMTAVMTSRTLQSRAGFPTGIGSLVVLRPLEEEMMIYMRTSKSTGRCLEVCGCFMDKHGSVLAELKRVVITFMKQASSRDNEFMFENKWSEISPSQTIGHLEAMPRVLVFADKFGIADQLRKYLHPDSGYVMYEDWESLLEVHMGNEMKAEVEDYDEVLFLWGIQKVNEEFPSKVVDQLSKCCEAYRRVIVALREKSSHCSIRVITYRTTERNVDHVNCGFALHGMTRTCVVEVPEITFQIIDLSSSSSLDISALSDVLVKYRGKDYPEVWISQGRIYASEIKCTHFVDADYSQHVRSVQNSETFALYTADPYTAKDLSAELSTRAATKLENQSVEIQVDKICIHSEDYYPISVSSCNFGNTLYWNSQAADKHRLLALDFSGTVTAIGTDVKKVKVGDHVVSCYPAAASSRIQIPGTVCLNVKKFPCFQTVPCVSYFILAWEILNQRLPKGKHGRTLGIISTEPSSVLCRVLSVAAEEMGWKTVLARPTPDVLQYVSVCNALVVFPPVARLSQEDLARMYCLKDVVIVCGHQQSECIQNVSGLDHENIRFHILILSSIFQKASLKELHKAVHVWISSLDMKRFRHLPGSVFQQTENFEGLQSVMSSFTCKSVPLAVLRKQKDITVVSDIPLYESEKKIFKQNAVYVVAGGLTGLGFETVKFIAANGGGCIAILSRKIPSKEKQEEMKALLQKYEGSKIVFVQCDITLTNDVEEAFQIIVKLFEGCPVKGVFQSAVVLHDGRLEVLKFADFQKVLSPKVAGTLNLHWATRGQQLDYFVCYSSVTSFLGNSTQANYAAANSFLDVFCLYRRNCGLSGQSINWGALNLGILLNQNHIQNILGSKGIDILQVHEIHEYLKKSLLSNNPQQAVVKLNVQTLLNHVFIRIVSLKSRFRSLMTEEFGSKLETSEESQVQDIALVKSEDYITSLMADLTGLDADELTMNMPLSSLGVDSMLAMTIQNRVFQERKVDIPLLKLLDPHTTLSSLVVILGETTNPDQIVEEKISAVASAEHESWL